The following coding sequences are from one Musa acuminata AAA Group cultivar baxijiao chromosome BXJ2-4, Cavendish_Baxijiao_AAA, whole genome shotgun sequence window:
- the LOC135611299 gene encoding uncharacterized protein LOC135611299, with protein sequence MARRSPHPPAVKRKLHHSPVLALLILLLPALLVVIVCHRQQISYFLRPIWDTPPRPFVRLPHYYAQDLPMDHLCRLHGWSLLAAPRRVFDAILFSNELDILEIRYRELAPYVHKFVILESNITFTGIAKPLYFVENYGRFELLSSKIVHGIFSGEADRTPGRDPFQLEFKQRVALNSLLRGSGIAPGDVVIMSDADEIPSTETIKLLQWCDGVPPVMHLELRHYMYSFEFPVDYSSWRATAHMFHPGTRYRHSRQTDLILADAGWHCSFCFRTMEEFVFKMMAYSHADRVRRSSFLDNSRIQKIICEGKDLFDMLPEEYSFQELIKKMGPIPRSASAVHLPSYLLENADKFRFLLPGGCLRSK encoded by the coding sequence ATGGCCAGGAGATCCCCCCATCCCCCTGCGGTCAAGAGGAAGCTCCACCACAGCCCTGTCCTGGCCCTTCTCATTCTCCTGCTCCCTGCCCTCCTCGTCGTGATCGTCTGCCACCGCCAGCAGATATCCTACTTCCTCCGCCCCATATGGGACACCCCGCCACGCCCGTTCGTCCGCCTTCCGCACTACTACGCGCAGGACTTGCCGATGGATCACCTCTGCCGCCTCCACGGCTGGAGCCTCCTGGCCGCCCCTCGCCGCGTCTTCGACGCCATCCTCTTCAGCAATGAGCTCGACATACTCGAGATCCGGTACCGCGAGCTCGCTCCTTATGTGCACAAGTTCGTGATCCTCGAGTCGAACATCACCTTCACGGGCATCGCCAAGCCACTCTATTTCGTCGAGAACTATGGCCGGTTCGAGCTCCTGAGCTCGAAGATAGTTCACGGAATCTTCTCAGGCGAGGCCGATCGCACGCCCGGCCGAGATCCTTTCCAGCTCGAGTTCAAGCAGCGGGTAGCCCTGAACTCCCTCCTCCGCGGGTCAGGCATCGCCCCTGGGGACGTCGTCATCATGTCCGACGCGGATGAGATCCCAAGCACTGAGACGATCAAGCTCCTGCAGTGGTGCGATGGCGTGCCGCCGGTGATGCACCTGGAGCTGAGGCACTACATGTACTCCTTCGAGTTTCCAGTGGACTATAGCAGTTGGCGAGCCACGGCGCACATGTTCCACCCGGGGACACGGTATCGGCATTCGAGGCAGACGGACCTGATACTGGCGGACGCAGGCTGGCACTGCAGCTTCTGCTTCAGAACGATGGAGGAGTTTGTGTTCAAGATGATGGCGTACAGCCATGCGGATCGCGTGCGGCGATCGAGCTTTTTGGATAACTCGAGAATTCAGAAGATTATCTGCGAAGGCAAAGATCTGTTCGACATGTTGCCCGAGGAGTATAGCTTCCAGGAGCTGATCAAGAAGATGGGTCCAATACCAAGATCAGCTTCAGCAGTGCATCTTCCGTCATACCTGCTGGAGAATGCTGATAAGTTCAGATTCCTGCTGCCCGGAGGATGTTTAAGGTCAAAATAG
- the LOC135611296 gene encoding LRR receptor-like serine/threonine-protein kinase GHR1 → MRPAFLVAAAVTKGERIDPYSDRKCWVFGMLDLGKTARLRVSEALIWFSFYRSSCSSNSFVAGFGIGREMELLRRIFVLLLFAIPCAAQLPSPDILALLAFKKGITHDPTGYVSGSWNEESIDLNGCPSSWNGVVCNGGNVAGVVLDNHGISGRADLSVFANLTMLLMLSMANNNLSGSLPDNLAELSSLECLDISNNAFSGELPSGIGKLRTLKNLTLAGNNFTGPVPESIGGLASIKSLDVSRNFLSGLLPASLTGLRNLVSLNLSHNAFSKSIPTGMELIPTLESIDLSQNQLDGGVDWNFLMQSSSVIHVDLSVNLLISSPKELKSLSDISETIRYLNLSNNRLTGPLIGVGISTFGSLKVLDLSYNQLYGELPGFNYVYDLEVLKLGNNKFTGLLPSGLLKGDSLVLSELDLSANDLTGHINMITSTTLRILNLSSNAISGELPVVQGSCAVLDLSNNQFTGNLSVIAKWGNDLQYIDLSQNRLTGAIPDVTSQFLLLGYVNLSHNALVDVIPEVFVQYPKLTILDLSFNQLSGPILNVLLTSSTLQELHLENNMLFGNIVFSPSFSNESNLHVLDISGNLFNGSFPESLGSLTGLQALDISANNFSGTLPSAVTELVALTSLDISLNHFSGPLPSSLPDTLVYFNASYNDLSGSVPDNLRKFPDSSFHPGNSRLEFPGGTPGSANSPSESPGHRRMRAFVIAAIVAACVAALVILVLLAIILHYKRASRGSGSDKVSDKNYQKRSLPETAGGKSRESGGSLVISADDLMAPRKGSSSEILDPEEKMAAVAGFSPSKKSRFSWSPDSGDIYAQENLGRLDVRSPDRLAGDLHFLDETITLTPEELSRAPAEVLGRSSHGTSYRATLDNGVFLTVKWLREGVAKQKKEFSKEAKKFANIRHPNVVGLRGYYWGPTQHEKLLLSDYVSPGSLASFLYDRPGRKGPLITWAQRLKIAVDVARGLNYLHFDRATPHGNLKATNILLDGLDLNARVSDYCLHRLMTQSGTVEQILDAGVLGYRAPELAASKKPSPSFKSDVYAFGVVLLELLTGRCAGDVVSGEEGGVDLTDWVRLRVAEGRGSDCFDPMMAADAANLVASKGMKEVLGIALRCIRPLSERPGIKSVYEDLSSI, encoded by the exons ATGCGCCCCGCATTCCTTGTCGCAG CTGCTGTAACGAAAGGAGAGAGAATAGATCCCTACTCTGATCGCAAATGCTGGGTCTTTGGCATGCTAGATTTGGGTAAAACAGCACGACTTAGGGTTTCAGAGGCTCTTATTTGGTTCTCCTTCTATCGTTCGAGTTGTAGTAGCAACAGCTTTGTCGCTGGATTTGGTATCGGAAGAGAAATGGAGCTCCTTAGAAGAATCTTTGTGCTGCTTCTTTTTGCAATCCCTTGCGCAGCGCAACTCCCCTCGCCGGATATCCTGGCTCTCCTTGCATTCAAGAAGGGGATTACTCATGACCCCACCGGCTACGTCTCGGGTTCTTGGAACGAGGAGTCCATCGACCTCAACGGCTGCCCTTCATCGTGGAACGGCGTCGTCTGCAACGGTGGGAACGTCGCTGGCGTCGTCCTCGATAACCATGGCATTTCTGGCCGCGCCGATCTCTCTGTCTTTGCTAATCTGACGATGCTCTTAATGCTCTCCATGGCAAACAATAACCTTTCTGGGAGCTTGCCGGACAATCTAGCTGAGCTCAGCAGCCTGGAGTGTCTCGACATTTCCAACAACGCCTTCTCCGGCGAGCTACCTTCGGGTATCGGAAAGCTTCGCACCTTGAAGAACTTGACCTTGGCCGGGAACAACTTCACAGGGCCGGTGCCCGAATCCATCGGAGGACTGGCATCGATCAAATCTCTTGATGTGAGTCGTAACTTTCTCTCGGGTCTTTTGCCGGCTTCACTAACAGGTCTCAGGAACTTGGTGTCATTAAACCTCTCCCATAATGCTTTTAGCAAAAGCATCCCAACTGGGATGGAACTGATTCCCACTCTGGAGTCCATCGATCTGAGCCAGAACCAGCTCGATGGTGGTGTCGATTGGAACTTTCTTATGCAGTCATCGAGTGTCATTCATGTCGATCTCAGTGTGAATTTGCTGATTTCAAGTCCAAAGGAACTGAAGTCTTTGTCAGATATCTCTGAAACTATTAGGTATTTGAATCTCAGCAACAATCGACTTACTGGTCCGCTGATTGGAGTTGGAATTTCCACTTTTGGGAGCTTGAAAGTCTTGGATCTAAGCTACAATCAGCTGTATGGTGAGCTTCCAGGGTTTAATTATGTCTATGACCTCGAGGTTCTAAAGCTAGGAAACAATAAGTTCACTGGTTTACTACCAAGTGGACTTCTCAAAGGAGATTCTCTGGTTTTAAGTGAACTGGATTTGAGCGCAAACGATCTAACAG GACATATTAACATGATCACGTCAACAACTTTGCGGATCCTTAATCTTTCCTCTAATGCTATTTCTGGTGAGCTTCCTGTGGTCCAAGGAAGCTGTGCGGTGCTTGATTTATCAAATAATCAGTTTACTGGGAATTTGTCTGTAATTGCAAAGTGGGGAAACGACCTTCAATACATAGACCTTAGCCAGAATCGGTTGACAGGGGCTATTCCCGATGTAACTTCCCAGTTTTTGCTACTCGGCTACGTGAACCTCTCCCATAATGCTCTGGTAGATGTTATCCCCGAAGTTTTTGTTCAGTATCCCAAGCTGACCATCCTTGATCTCAGTTTCAATCAGCTCAGTGGTCCTATTCTAAATGTCCTACTAACCTCTTCCACACTGCAAGAGCTTCATCTCGAAAACAATATGCTTTTTGGTAACATCGTGTTCTCGCCATCTTTTTCCAACGAGTCCAACCTCCATGTGCTTGATATATCTGGAAACCTCTTTAATGGTAGTTTTCCTGAAAGTCTCGGTTCTTTGACTGGCCTCCAAGCCCTGGACATTTCTGCAAATAACTTTTCTGGAACACTACCTTCTGCTGTTACAGAACTTGTTGCCCTCACTTCCCTTGATATTTCACTTAACCACTTCTCTGGTCCCTTGCCATCATCCCTGCCCGACACACTTGTATACTTCAACGCTTCGTACAATGATCTATCTGGATCCGTTCCGGATAACCTTAGGAAGTTCCCAGATTCTTCTTTCCATCCAGGAAATTCCAGATTAGAGTTTCCAGGTGGTACACCTGGATCTGCTAATTCTCCGTCTGAAAGTCCTGGTCACAGAAGGATGAGAGCTTTTGTCATTGCTGCAATTGTTGCTGCTTGTGTTGCTGCCCTTGTTATTTTGGTTCTCTTAGCCATCATTTTGCATTATAAGAGAGCTTCCAGGGGATCTGGATCTGACAAGGTTTCGGACAAGAATTACCAAAAgaggagtttgccggaaactgCAGGAGGCAAGAGTAGAGAATCTGGTGGCTCGCTGGTGATCTCAGCTGATGATCTTATGGCTCCCCGAAAAGGTTCTTCATCAGAGATACTTGATCCAGAAGAGAAGATGGCTGCAGTTGCTGGGTTTTCACCATCCAAGAAAAGTCGCTTTTCATGGTCACCAGATTCTGGTGATATATATGCACAGGAAAATCTCGGGAGGTTGGATGTCAGATCACCTGATAGGCTAGCCGGTGATTTACATTTCTTGGATGAAACAATCACGCTGACTCCGGAGGAGCTATCCCGGGCACCAGCAGAAGTGTTGGGAAGGAGCAGTCATGGGACATCTTACAGGGCTACATTAGATAATGGGGTATTCTTGACAGTGAAATGGCTTAGAGAAGGAGTGGCCAAACAGAAGAAAGAATTTTCTAAAGAGGCAAAGAAATTTGCAAACATCAGGCATCCTAACGTGGTGGGTTTGCGTGGATACTACTGGGGGCCTACCCAGCATGAGAAACTTCTCTTGTCGGATTATGTTTCGCCTGGAAGCCTTGCAAGTTTTCTTTACG ATCGACCCGGGAGGAAAGGCCCACTGATAACCTGGGCTCAGCGGCTCAAGATTGCTGTTGATGTTGCACGAGGCCTCAACTATCTCCATTTCGACCGTGCCACTCCTCATGGCAACCTTAAAGCAACTAACATCCTACTTGATGGTCTCGACCTCAATGCACGTGTTTCTGATTACTGCCTTCACCGCCTGATGACTCAATCAGGAACAGTTGAGCAGATCCTCGATGCAGGTGTTCTGGGGTACCGTGCACCGGAGTTGGCAGCATCCAAGAAGCCCTCCCCGTCCTTCAAGTCAGACGTGTATGCCTTTGGGGTGGTTTTGTTGGAGCTACTGACCGGCAGATGCGCAGGGGATGTTGTCTCCGGAGAGGAAGGGGGCGTCGACCTTACAGATTGGGTCAGGTTGAGGGTGGCAGAGGGGCGAGGATCGGACTGCTTCGATCCCATGATGGCTGCTGATGCAGCCAATCTGGTTGCATCAAAAGGTATGAAAGAGGTGCTAGGAATAGCTTTGAGATGCATTCGTCCTCTCTCGGAGCGGCCAGGTATTAAGTCCGTGTACGAGGATCTGTCATCGATATGA